The Mesorhizobium sp. B1-1-8 genome contains a region encoding:
- a CDS encoding shikimate kinase → MNALPANPPDEGRVALLEQLGSRSVVFVGLMGAGKTAIGRKVATMLSLPFIDSDQEIESVSRMTVPELFERYGEAEFRALEQRVILRLLESGPQVLSTGGGAFMNPQTREAIASHGVSVWLKADLDLLMERVAKKQNRPLLKNPDPRGVLERLMEERHPIYATADMTVATRDDRKEVIAGEVIAALCAHLGVAAITASDEVHP, encoded by the coding sequence ATGAACGCGCTACCAGCAAATCCGCCGGACGAAGGCCGTGTCGCGCTGCTCGAGCAGCTCGGCAGCCGGTCGGTTGTCTTTGTCGGCCTGATGGGGGCGGGCAAGACGGCGATCGGCCGCAAGGTGGCGACGATGCTTTCGCTGCCCTTCATCGACAGCGACCAGGAGATCGAGAGCGTTTCGCGCATGACCGTGCCTGAACTGTTCGAACGTTATGGCGAGGCCGAATTCCGCGCACTGGAGCAGCGGGTGATCCTGCGCCTCCTGGAAAGCGGCCCGCAGGTCCTGTCGACCGGCGGCGGCGCCTTCATGAACCCGCAGACGCGCGAGGCGATCGCCAGCCATGGCGTATCGGTCTGGCTGAAGGCCGATCTCGATCTCTTGATGGAGCGGGTCGCCAAAAAGCAGAACCGTCCGCTGCTGAAAAACCCCGACCCGCGCGGTGTGCTGGAGCGGCTGATGGAGGAGCGTCACCCGATCTATGCCACCGCCGACATGACGGTCGCGACCCGCGACGACCGCAAGGAGGTCATTGCCGGCGAGGTCATCGCGGCGCTTTGCGCGCATCTCGGTGTCGCCGCGATCACTGCCAGCGACGAGGTGCACCCGTGA
- a CDS encoding sulfurtransferase TusA family protein, with protein MAKRTIVYDLKGLNCPLPVLKARKRLAAMRPGSRLWLETTDPLAVIDIPAFCADAGHQLIETAAVSGGHRFLVERGGLA; from the coding sequence GTGGCCAAGCGCACAATTGTCTACGATCTCAAGGGACTGAACTGCCCGTTGCCGGTGCTCAAAGCCCGCAAGCGGCTGGCTGCGATGCGCCCCGGCAGCCGGCTTTGGTTGGAGACCACCGACCCGCTGGCCGTGATCGATATTCCCGCCTTCTGCGCCGATGCCGGCCATCAGTTGATCGAGACGGCCGCTGTCTCCGGCGGCCACCGTTTCCTGGTCGAGCGCGGCGGGTTGGCCTGA
- a CDS encoding M20 aminoacylase family protein, with the protein MPILNRAAEMQEEVAGWRRHLHQTPELNFDVFQTAAFVTDKLEAFGCDEVVTGLGRTGVVGIIRGRKGDGPTVGLRADMDALPIGEITGKPWASTVPGKMHACGHDGHTAMLLGAAKYLTETRNFAGTVAVIFQPAEEGGGGGNEMVKDGMMDRFGIAKVFGMHNMPGLPVGQFAIKPGPIMAATAEFTITVKGRGGHAAMPHGTIDPIVIASQLVGALQTIASRTTDPVEAVVVSVTKFHAGDAYNVIPESAEIAGTVRTLKKEVAKKSEERIRAICSGIAAAFGATIEVDYDANYPVTFNHPEETVFASDIAADIAGEAQVHRAIQPVMGGEDFSYMLEARPGAFIFIGNGDTAGLHHPAYDFNDEVIPHGMSYWVKLAETVLAA; encoded by the coding sequence ATGCCAATCCTGAACCGCGCCGCGGAAATGCAAGAGGAAGTCGCCGGCTGGCGACGCCATCTGCATCAGACGCCGGAACTGAATTTCGATGTTTTCCAGACCGCCGCCTTCGTCACCGACAAGCTCGAGGCCTTCGGCTGCGACGAGGTGGTGACCGGGCTCGGCAGGACCGGCGTCGTCGGCATCATCCGCGGCCGCAAGGGCGATGGCCCGACCGTCGGGCTGCGCGCCGACATGGACGCGCTGCCGATCGGCGAGATCACCGGCAAGCCCTGGGCATCGACGGTGCCCGGCAAGATGCATGCCTGCGGCCATGACGGCCATACAGCGATGCTGCTCGGCGCCGCCAAATATCTCACCGAGACGCGCAATTTCGCCGGCACTGTGGCGGTGATCTTCCAGCCGGCCGAGGAAGGCGGCGGCGGCGGCAACGAGATGGTCAAGGACGGCATGATGGATCGCTTCGGCATCGCGAAAGTGTTCGGCATGCACAACATGCCCGGCCTTCCCGTCGGCCAGTTCGCCATCAAGCCCGGCCCGATCATGGCGGCCACCGCCGAATTCACCATCACCGTCAAGGGCCGCGGCGGCCATGCGGCGATGCCGCACGGCACGATCGACCCGATCGTCATCGCCAGCCAATTGGTCGGCGCGCTGCAGACGATCGCCTCGCGCACCACCGACCCGGTGGAGGCCGTGGTGGTGTCGGTGACGAAATTTCACGCCGGCGACGCCTATAACGTCATTCCCGAAAGCGCCGAGATCGCCGGCACGGTTCGCACGCTGAAGAAGGAAGTAGCCAAGAAATCGGAAGAGCGCATCCGCGCCATCTGCTCCGGCATCGCTGCCGCCTTCGGCGCGACAATCGAGGTCGACTACGACGCCAACTATCCGGTCACCTTCAACCATCCGGAAGAGACGGTCTTTGCCAGCGACATCGCGGCCGACATCGCCGGCGAAGCGCAAGTCCACCGCGCCATCCAGCCGGTGATGGGCGGCGAGGATTTTTCCTACATGCTCGAAGCCCGCCCCGGCGCCTTCATCTTCATCGGCAATGGCGACACCGCCGGTCTCCACCATCCGGCCTATGACTTCAACGACGAGGTCATCCCACACGGCATGAGCTACTGGGTGAAACTGGCCGAGACGGTGCTGGCGGCCTGA
- a CDS encoding site-specific tyrosine recombinase XerD, which translates to MNSAARIEAFLEMMSAERGAAENTLSSYRRDLEDASNAIGGGLAAAGAADIRAYLDDIAARGFAPASQARKLSAIRQFFKFLYAEGLRGDDPTGTLDSPRKGRPLPKTMSEAETGRLLDRAAQEAGGGGPDGDALAAQRLHALVEVLYATGLRVSELVGLPVTVALRDDRFFMVRGKGNKERMVPLSAKARAAMRAWLAARAAVPAFADSPFLFPAASDSGHLSRQVFARDLKGLAARAGIAAAKISPHVLRHAFASHLLQNGADLRAVQQLLGHADISTTQIYTHVLEERLVRLVNDHHPLAD; encoded by the coding sequence ATGAACAGCGCGGCCCGCATCGAAGCCTTCCTGGAGATGATGAGCGCCGAGCGCGGTGCAGCCGAAAACACGCTTTCCTCCTACCGCCGCGATCTAGAGGACGCTTCGAACGCCATCGGCGGCGGGCTGGCGGCTGCCGGTGCGGCCGACATCCGCGCCTATCTCGACGACATCGCCGCGCGTGGCTTCGCGCCGGCCTCGCAGGCGCGCAAACTGTCGGCGATCCGGCAATTCTTCAAGTTCCTCTACGCCGAGGGCCTGCGCGGCGACGATCCGACCGGCACGCTGGACAGTCCCAGGAAGGGCCGGCCGCTGCCGAAGACGATGAGCGAGGCCGAGACCGGCCGGCTGCTCGACCGCGCCGCGCAGGAGGCGGGCGGTGGCGGACCGGACGGCGATGCGCTGGCGGCGCAACGGCTGCATGCGCTGGTCGAGGTGCTCTATGCCACGGGTTTGCGCGTTTCGGAGCTGGTAGGCCTGCCGGTGACGGTGGCGCTGCGCGACGACCGTTTCTTCATGGTGCGCGGCAAGGGAAACAAGGAGCGCATGGTGCCGCTGTCGGCCAAGGCGCGCGCCGCCATGCGCGCCTGGCTCGCCGCCAGGGCCGCGGTGCCCGCCTTTGCCGACAGCCCGTTCCTGTTTCCGGCCGCCTCCGACAGCGGCCACCTTTCCCGGCAGGTCTTTGCGCGCGACCTCAAGGGGCTCGCCGCCCGCGCCGGCATCGCCGCCGCCAAGATCTCGCCGCATGTGCTGCGCCATGCCTTTGCCAGCCATCTGCTGCAGAACGGCGCCGATCTCAGGGCAGTGCAGCAGTTGCTCGGCCATGCCGATATCTCGACCACGCAGATCTACACGCATGTGCTGGAGGAGCGGCTGGTGCGGCTCGTCAACGATCATCATCCGCTTGCCGACTAG
- a CDS encoding histidine kinase yields the protein MPTLFRFVVTLAVLAGIAYGTMFALAIFVEPKKAEMSVRIPAEKLNPKKN from the coding sequence ATGCCGACATTGTTTCGGTTTGTCGTGACGCTGGCGGTTCTTGCAGGCATTGCCTACGGCACGATGTTCGCGCTGGCGATATTCGTGGAGCCGAAAAAGGCGGAAATGAGCGTCCGTATTCCGGCGGAAAAGCTCAATCCGAAGAAGAACTGA
- a CDS encoding HlyC/CorC family transporter, with protein sequence MTDTGWIVAAVLAGIVLLALFFRTRLLAAFGYALQPIESQRPADEEAREPTDASRREAQAEREHRNQLGGLFDLEELEVSDIMVHRTNMRSVNADNPPEAVVREILQSPHTRMPLWKGSLDNIVGVLHAKDLLRALNDVGNDFSQIDVMKIASKPWFVPDTTTLQEQLNAFLRRKTHFAIVVDEYGEVEGLVTLEDIIEEIVGEIADEHDVDMQGVKQEADGSVVVDGTVPIRDLNRALDWHLPDEEATTIAGLVIHETQSIPEEKQAFTFHGKRFVVMKRDKNRISRLRIRPAGEG encoded by the coding sequence ATGACCGATACCGGCTGGATCGTCGCTGCCGTCCTGGCCGGCATCGTGCTGCTGGCCCTCTTCTTCCGCACACGCCTGCTTGCCGCCTTCGGCTACGCACTGCAGCCCATCGAATCGCAGCGGCCAGCGGATGAGGAGGCGCGTGAGCCCACCGACGCATCCCGCCGCGAGGCGCAGGCGGAACGCGAGCATCGCAACCAGTTGGGCGGCCTGTTCGACCTCGAAGAGCTCGAAGTCTCCGACATCATGGTTCACCGCACCAACATGCGCTCCGTCAATGCCGACAATCCGCCGGAAGCGGTGGTGCGCGAGATTCTGCAGAGCCCCCATACCCGGATGCCTTTGTGGAAGGGCTCGCTCGACAACATTGTCGGCGTGCTGCACGCCAAGGATTTGCTGAGGGCGCTCAACGACGTCGGCAACGACTTTTCCCAGATCGACGTGATGAAAATCGCCTCGAAACCATGGTTCGTGCCCGATACGACCACCTTGCAGGAACAGCTTAACGCTTTTCTGCGCCGCAAGACGCATTTCGCCATCGTCGTCGATGAATATGGCGAGGTGGAAGGGCTGGTGACGCTGGAGGATATCATTGAGGAGATCGTCGGCGAGATCGCCGACGAGCACGATGTCGATATGCAAGGCGTCAAGCAGGAGGCGGACGGCTCGGTCGTCGTCGACGGCACGGTGCCGATCCGCGATCTGAACCGCGCGCTCGACTGGCACCTGCCCGACGAGGAGGCGACGACAATCGCCGGCCTGGTCATCCACGAGACGCAGTCGATCCCCGAGGAAAAGCAGGCCTTCACCTTCCACGGCAAGCGCTTCGTGGTGATGAAGCGTGACAAGAACCGCATTTCGAGGTTGAGGATCAGGCCCGCCGGCGAGGGCTGA
- a CDS encoding D-alanyl-D-alanine carboxypeptidase family protein has protein sequence MRQRHFFNLLLAGALALPVLAGAARANPVMLFDLKSGKVLEHQDAFKRWYPASLSKLMTAYVAFRAIAAGEVALDSPIKVTKHSAGEPPSKMGFKPGSVMRLDNALKMMLVKSANDIAMAVGENIGGSQAAFADRMNAEAVRLGMTGTHYVNPNGLYSPDQYTTARDLAVLVAALRTDFPQYAPWFSIEGLAVGKKEIPNYNLLIGRYPGADGMKTGFVCSSGFNMVGSATRNGRTLVAVVLGEKSAVSRAEAAAKLLDEGFDMPADNSTTLAALKPYGDTLSPNDMHDEICKKKTKKEQSEAPPAVAAKNAPKSPYQEKLDHVATLVAVGLGGATGPAPKAFADQTDQNYADVPLPIWRPDRPAPAGAAPAATGTAAAAMQGDQPVKAANQ, from the coding sequence ATGCGGCAAAGGCATTTCTTCAACCTGTTGCTGGCGGGCGCGCTGGCACTTCCGGTGCTGGCCGGTGCGGCGCGCGCCAATCCGGTGATGCTGTTCGACCTCAAGAGCGGTAAGGTGCTGGAGCACCAGGATGCCTTCAAGCGCTGGTATCCGGCCTCGCTGAGCAAGCTGATGACCGCCTATGTGGCCTTCCGGGCGATTGCCGCCGGCGAGGTGGCGCTTGATTCGCCGATCAAGGTGACCAAGCATTCGGCCGGCGAGCCACCGAGCAAGATGGGCTTCAAGCCCGGTTCGGTGATGCGGCTCGACAACGCGCTGAAGATGATGCTGGTCAAATCCGCCAACGATATCGCCATGGCGGTCGGCGAGAATATCGGCGGATCGCAGGCGGCTTTTGCCGACCGGATGAACGCCGAGGCTGTCCGGCTCGGCATGACCGGAACGCATTACGTCAATCCGAACGGCCTCTATTCGCCCGACCAGTACACGACCGCGCGCGACCTTGCGGTGCTGGTAGCGGCGCTTCGCACCGACTTCCCGCAATATGCGCCATGGTTTTCGATCGAGGGACTTGCCGTCGGCAAGAAGGAGATCCCGAACTACAATCTTCTGATCGGCCGCTATCCCGGCGCTGACGGCATGAAGACAGGCTTCGTGTGCTCGTCCGGATTCAACATGGTCGGTTCGGCAACGCGCAACGGCCGCACGCTGGTGGCCGTGGTGCTCGGCGAGAAATCGGCGGTCAGCCGCGCCGAGGCGGCGGCAAAGCTGCTCGACGAAGGTTTTGACATGCCGGCCGACAATTCGACGACGCTGGCGGCGCTCAAGCCCTATGGCGACACGCTGTCGCCCAACGATATGCATGACGAGATCTGCAAGAAGAAGACGAAGAAAGAGCAGTCGGAAGCTCCCCCCGCCGTTGCCGCCAAGAATGCGCCGAAATCTCCCTATCAGGAAAAGCTCGACCACGTGGCGACGCTGGTGGCGGTCGGGCTCGGCGGCGCCACCGGGCCGGCGCCGAAGGCTTTCGCCGATCAGACCGATCAAAACTATGCCGATGTGCCGCTGCCGATCTGGCGGCCCGACAGGCCGGCGCCGGCCGGCGCCGCACCGGCTGCGACCGGAACGGCCGCTGCCGCCATGCAGGGCGACCAGCCGGTCAAAGCGGCGAACCAGTAG
- a CDS encoding CobW family GTP-binding protein produces the protein MSGFPIPVSVLTGFLGAGKTTLLNRLLKDPALADTAVIINEFGEVAIDHLLVEQASDGIIQLSDGCLCCTVRGELVDTLADLVDRLQTGRIGKLARVVVETTGLADPAPVLQSIMAHPALVQAFRLDGVITLVDAVNGGATLDAHVEAVKQAAVADRIVLTKTDLADAADVEALQARLRQINPGAVVLDVNDAGVASLFNCGLYNPETKTADVRRWLGEEAGHDHHHHDHDHDHGDHHHDHRHDERVRAHSLVHNGPVPFSAIEMFLDLLRSTHGDKLLRMKGVIELMEDPSRPLVIHGVQKVLHPPARLPAWPDGQRGTRLVLITLDMPDDYIQRLFAAFTNRPSIDTPDRAALEANPLAISGL, from the coding sequence ATGAGCGGCTTTCCCATTCCAGTCTCGGTGCTCACCGGCTTTCTCGGCGCCGGCAAGACCACGCTGCTCAACCGGCTGCTGAAAGACCCGGCGCTGGCCGACACGGCGGTCATCATCAACGAGTTCGGCGAGGTGGCGATCGACCATCTGCTGGTCGAGCAGGCTTCCGACGGAATCATCCAGCTTTCCGACGGATGCCTGTGCTGCACGGTGCGCGGCGAGCTTGTCGACACCCTGGCCGATCTTGTCGACCGGCTGCAGACCGGCCGTATCGGCAAGCTTGCCAGGGTCGTCGTCGAGACGACGGGCCTCGCGGACCCCGCACCGGTGCTGCAGTCGATCATGGCGCATCCGGCGCTGGTGCAGGCCTTCCGGCTCGACGGGGTGATCACGCTGGTCGACGCCGTCAACGGCGGGGCAACGCTCGACGCGCATGTCGAGGCGGTGAAGCAGGCGGCGGTTGCCGACCGCATTGTGCTGACCAAGACCGACCTTGCCGACGCGGCCGATGTCGAGGCCTTGCAGGCGCGGCTCAGGCAGATCAATCCGGGCGCGGTGGTTCTCGATGTCAACGATGCCGGGGTGGCGTCGCTGTTCAATTGCGGCCTCTACAACCCCGAAACCAAGACCGCCGATGTGCGGCGCTGGCTTGGCGAGGAAGCCGGGCATGACCATCACCATCATGACCACGACCATGATCATGGCGATCATCATCACGATCACCGCCACGACGAGCGTGTGCGCGCGCATTCGCTCGTCCATAATGGGCCGGTGCCGTTCTCGGCGATCGAGATGTTCCTCGACCTGTTGCGCTCGACGCATGGCGACAAGCTGCTGCGCATGAAGGGCGTCATCGAACTCATGGAAGACCCATCACGGCCGCTGGTCATCCACGGCGTGCAGAAGGTGCTGCATCCGCCGGCAAGGCTGCCTGCCTGGCCGGACGGCCAGCGCGGCACCAGGCTGGTGCTGATCACCCTCGACATGCCGGACGATTATATCCAGCGGCTGTTTGCCGCCTTCACCAACCGGCCGTCGATCGACACGCCGGACCGGGCGGCGCTGGAAGCCAATCCGCTGGCGATTTCCGGATTATAG
- a CDS encoding L,D-transpeptidase family protein: MLAKLARTGILIAAIGVAGCNDSSMKDFAPEANKPLPDKILADMKAKGMVRTSSVMARIFKEEGKLEIWKAKTNGRYDLVASYDICKWSGKLGPKYTEGDRQAPEGFYTVRPAQMNPRSHYHLSFNIGFPNAYDRANGRTGQNLMVHGACSSSGCYSMTDAQIEQIYAFGRDAFQGGQTEFQIQAFPFRMTAANMARYRNDPNYEFWKMLKVGYDNFEITKVPPKVDVCEKRYVFNQVAPEGTTFDPTGPCPAMTQPDSLKTAYADYEKSYDAAFNAAIKSSTPAPKPTIAGIKEASLVSDWSKRRARGERVPIDPPSLNNDGSVTETARMGRIDSPLGRKMAALDAEKEAKRKAEEQRVAAIEAAKAAKQAAKAQALAEKEAAKQAAQQQVVTAGVEAAAPAQPAPEAQQAAAADEGTVTKLKKKLLGMFGG; this comes from the coding sequence ATGCTTGCCAAGCTTGCCCGCACCGGAATCCTGATCGCCGCGATAGGCGTCGCCGGCTGCAACGATTCGTCGATGAAGGATTTCGCGCCGGAGGCCAACAAGCCGCTGCCGGACAAGATCCTTGCCGACATGAAGGCGAAGGGCATGGTGCGCACCTCCTCGGTGATGGCGCGCATCTTCAAGGAAGAAGGTAAGCTTGAGATCTGGAAGGCGAAGACCAACGGCCGCTACGATCTCGTCGCCAGCTACGACATCTGCAAATGGTCGGGCAAGCTCGGGCCCAAATACACCGAGGGCGACCGTCAGGCGCCGGAAGGTTTCTACACGGTACGCCCGGCGCAGATGAACCCGCGCTCGCATTATCATTTGTCCTTCAACATCGGCTTCCCCAATGCCTATGACCGCGCCAACGGCCGCACGGGTCAGAACCTGATGGTGCATGGCGCCTGCTCGTCTTCCGGCTGCTATTCGATGACCGACGCGCAGATCGAGCAGATCTACGCCTTCGGCCGCGACGCCTTCCAGGGCGGCCAGACCGAATTCCAGATCCAGGCCTTCCCGTTCCGCATGACCGCCGCCAACATGGCGCGTTACCGCAACGATCCGAACTACGAATTCTGGAAGATGCTGAAGGTCGGCTACGACAATTTCGAGATCACCAAGGTGCCGCCCAAGGTCGACGTCTGCGAGAAGCGCTATGTCTTCAACCAGGTGGCGCCCGAGGGCACGACCTTCGATCCGACCGGCCCGTGCCCGGCAATGACGCAGCCGGATTCCCTGAAGACGGCCTATGCCGACTACGAGAAAAGCTATGATGCGGCCTTCAACGCGGCCATCAAGTCGAGCACGCCGGCGCCCAAGCCGACGATTGCCGGCATCAAGGAAGCCAGCCTCGTTTCCGACTGGTCGAAGCGGCGCGCCCGCGGTGAGCGGGTGCCGATCGATCCGCCGTCGCTCAATAACGACGGATCGGTGACCGAGACGGCGCGCATGGGTCGTATCGACTCCCCGCTCGGCCGCAAGATGGCGGCGCTCGACGCGGAGAAGGAAGCCAAGCGCAAGGCGGAAGAGCAGCGGGTTGCGGCGATCGAGGCAGCGAAAGCCGCCAAGCAAGCCGCCAAAGCCCAGGCGCTGGCCGAGAAGGAAGCCGCCAAGCAGGCTGCTCAGCAGCAGGTTGTCACGGCAGGCGTCGAAGCGGCGGCACCCGCTCAGCCGGCGCCGGAAGCACAGCAGGCGGCCGCTGCTGACGAAGGCACGGTGACGAAGCTGAAGAAGAAGCTGCTCGGCATGTTCGGCGGCTAG
- a CDS encoding acetyl-CoA carboxylase carboxyltransferase subunit alpha yields the protein MYNYLDFEKPVQDLELKILELKKLAETGEAVDVAEEISRLEKRSRDALRDLYKALTPWQKVQVARHPDRPHCVDYIKGLFSDFTPLAGDRNFGDDQAIVGGFARFRGEPVAVIGQEKGADTASRIKHNFGSVRPEGYRKAVRLMELADRFNIPLLTLVDTAGAYPGVEAEERGQAEAIARSTSACLALKVPSVSVVIGEGGSGGAIAIATANRVYMLEHAIYSVISPEGAASILWRDTTRSKDAAVNMKITAQDLLEMKIIDAIVPEPVGGAQRAPETVIAATGDLIARTMKDFAGANTDFREQRREKYLAMGRSL from the coding sequence ATGTACAATTACCTCGATTTCGAAAAGCCGGTGCAGGATCTGGAGCTCAAGATCCTGGAGCTGAAGAAGCTTGCCGAAACCGGCGAGGCGGTCGATGTCGCGGAAGAGATCAGTCGGCTGGAAAAGCGTTCGCGCGACGCGCTGCGCGACCTCTACAAGGCGCTGACGCCGTGGCAGAAGGTGCAGGTGGCGCGCCACCCGGACAGGCCGCACTGCGTCGACTACATCAAGGGCCTGTTCAGCGATTTCACCCCGCTCGCCGGCGACCGCAATTTCGGCGACGACCAGGCGATCGTCGGCGGGTTCGCCCGCTTCCGCGGCGAACCGGTGGCGGTGATCGGCCAGGAGAAGGGCGCGGACACGGCAAGCCGCATCAAGCACAATTTCGGCTCGGTGCGCCCCGAGGGCTACCGCAAGGCGGTGCGGCTGATGGAACTGGCCGACCGTTTCAACATCCCGCTGCTGACGCTGGTCGACACCGCCGGCGCCTATCCCGGCGTCGAGGCCGAGGAGCGCGGCCAGGCCGAGGCCATTGCGCGCTCGACCTCCGCCTGTCTGGCGCTCAAGGTGCCGTCGGTTTCGGTGGTCATCGGCGAAGGCGGCTCGGGTGGCGCTATCGCGATCGCCACCGCCAACCGCGTCTATATGCTGGAGCATGCCATCTATTCGGTGATCTCGCCGGAGGGCGCGGCGTCGATCCTGTGGCGCGACACCACGCGCTCGAAGGACGCGGCGGTCAACATGAAGATCACCGCCCAGGATCTTCTCGAGATGAAGATCATCGATGCCATCGTCCCCGAGCCGGTCGGCGGCGCCCAGCGCGCTCCCGAAACGGTGATCGCCGCCACCGGCGATCTCATCGCCAGGACGATGAAGGACTTTGCCGGCGCCAATACCGATTTCCGCGAGCAGCGCCGCGAGAAATACCTGGCGATGGGCCGCAGCCTCTAA
- the aroB gene encoding 3-dehydroquinate synthase, whose translation MSDVAPVKVEVGLGERAYDILIGPGLLSGAGVEIAGRLPGTRAAIVTDENVAVAHLETLQAGLSKGGVEAAVITLPAGEKTKSFAHLEEVVDGVLAARLERRDAIIALGGGVIGDLAGFAAGIVRRGMNFVQVPTSLLAQVDSSVGGKTGINSARGKNLVGVFHQPKLVLADTGVLDTLPIREFRAGYAELVKYGLIDRPAFFAWLEENWHDVFAGGPARIEAIAQACRAKADVVARDEFETGDRALLNLGHTFGHALEAATQYDGARLIHGEGVAIGMALAHRFSARLNLASPDDGARVEAHLRAVGLPWRMADIPGELPDAETLLDFITQDKKVSRGALTFILTRGIGQSFIAKDVPASEVLTFLKMSHPDWLKTSHSG comes from the coding sequence GTGAGCGATGTCGCGCCGGTGAAGGTCGAGGTCGGGCTCGGCGAACGCGCCTACGACATCTTGATCGGACCCGGCCTGTTGTCCGGCGCCGGAGTGGAAATTGCTGGCCGCCTTCCCGGCACGCGCGCGGCCATCGTCACCGACGAAAATGTCGCCGTCGCGCATCTCGAAACGCTGCAGGCGGGACTGAGCAAGGGCGGCGTCGAGGCGGCCGTCATCACGCTGCCGGCCGGCGAAAAGACCAAGAGCTTTGCCCATCTCGAGGAGGTGGTCGATGGCGTGCTCGCCGCCAGGCTGGAGCGCCGCGACGCGATCATCGCGCTCGGCGGCGGCGTCATCGGCGACCTCGCCGGTTTTGCCGCCGGCATCGTGCGGCGCGGCATGAATTTCGTGCAGGTGCCGACCTCGCTGCTGGCGCAGGTCGATTCCTCCGTCGGCGGCAAGACCGGCATCAACAGCGCGCGCGGCAAGAACCTCGTCGGCGTCTTCCACCAACCGAAACTGGTCCTGGCCGATACCGGCGTGCTCGACACGCTGCCGATCCGCGAATTCCGCGCCGGTTATGCCGAACTGGTCAAATACGGGCTGATCGACCGACCGGCCTTCTTCGCCTGGCTGGAGGAGAATTGGCACGACGTGTTCGCCGGCGGTCCGGCGCGCATAGAGGCGATCGCACAAGCCTGCCGGGCGAAGGCCGACGTCGTTGCCCGCGACGAGTTCGAGACCGGCGACCGCGCGCTGCTCAATCTCGGCCACACCTTCGGCCACGCGCTCGAAGCCGCCACGCAGTATGACGGCGCCCGCCTCATCCATGGCGAGGGCGTCGCCATCGGCATGGCGCTGGCGCATCGCTTCTCGGCGCGTCTCAACCTGGCCAGCCCGGACGACGGCGCGCGCGTCGAGGCGCATCTTCGCGCCGTCGGCCTGCCGTGGCGGATGGCCGACATCCCCGGCGAATTGCCCGACGCGGAAACACTGCTTGACTTCATCACCCAGGATAAGAAGGTGTCGCGCGGCGCGCTGACCTTCATCCTGACGCGCGGTATCGGCCAGTCCTTTATCGCCAAGGATGTGCCGGCCTCGGAAGTGCTGACCTTCCTCAAGATGAGCCATCCCGACTGGCTCAAGACGAGCCATTCGGGATGA